In one window of Onychomys torridus chromosome 7, mOncTor1.1, whole genome shotgun sequence DNA:
- the Zbtb38 gene encoding zinc finger and BTB domain-containing protein 38, with amino-acid sequence MTVMSLSRDLKDDFHSDTVLSILNEQRIRGILCDVTIIVEDTKFKAHSNVLAASSLYFKNIFWSHTICISSHVLELDDLKAEVFTEILNYIYSSTVVVKRQETVTDLAAAGKKLGISFLEDLSDRNFSNSPGPYVVCITEKGVVKEEKNEKRHEEPAVTNGPRITNAFSIIETENSNNMFSPLDLRASFKKVSDSMRTPSLCQERTSVCHEAEPVRTLAEHSYAVSSITEAYRSQPIREHDSSLSGKTGKENDEALATKAKPCRKPKTPTQDSDSTTENAPLLPVTNPEVNEERSAQPAPILPHSKPPSNEGDVHCPRKEEKQPSDVPGPTAAEVPPLVYNCSCCSKSFDSSTLLSAHMQLHKPTQEPLVCKYCNKHFSTLNRLDRHEQICMRSSHMPIPGENQPFLENYPTIGQNGSSFTSPESLVPENRIGELSSTGSALPDTDHVLKFVNGQMLYSCTVCKRSYVTLSSLRRHANVHSWRRTYPCHYCNKVFALAEYRTRHEIWHTGERRYQCIFCLETFMTYYILKNHQKSFHAIDHRLSINKKTANGGLKPPVYPYKLYRLLPMRCKRAPYKSFRNSSYASSRENSQRSESAPDTFVVLNLQSSEMPTLNFQDGRNTLTSSPAIPVETPSHEGTPTPAKVKNAEGFKWKKEAMKTDLVKNFDSTEVSVSSTGNSVSAGLQAEPTHVSSVGKGSEHSASVISYSGSAPSVIVHGSQFSSVIKHSNTAAALSSSHEAPSQPVTSPSLKEDSRPEADKASKLASRPKSVREKKKAIPCNKGEITEEAKYIADHGGSLGKTTDVVEGTSKIETYIAKPALPGTSTNSNVAPLCQITVKIGNEAIVKRHILGSKLFYRRGRRPKYQMQEETLPQESDPETQGDSLGLCQTECVEMSEAFDEASDQDSTDKPWRPYYNYKPKKKSKQLRKMRAVKWRREHRSRSPGRRRRSRSPGRRRRYPAELDRAEAKPPPDKALEEEENKEMPKLQCELCDGDKAAGAEAEGKPHHHLTLKPYTCELCAKQFQSPSTLKMHMRCHTGEKPYQCKTCGRRFSVQGNLQKHERIHLGVKEFICQYCNKAFTLNETLKIHERIHTGEKRYHCQFCFQGFLYLSTKRNHERRHVREHDGKGFACFQCPKICKTAAALRMHQKKHLFKILNKQEKIGDMCHENSDLLESQLGTDSEDSDHKDDTQTFAENVE; translated from the coding sequence ATGACAGTCATGTCCCTCTCCAGGGACCTCAAGGACGACTTTCACAGTGACACGGTGCTCTCCATCTTAAATGAGCAGCGCATCCGGGGCATTTTATGTGATGTCACCATCATTGTGGAAGACACCAAGTTTAAAGCCCACAGCAATGTCTTGGCTGCCTCAAGcctttatttcaaaaatatattttggagCCATACAATCTGTATTTCCAGCCATGTCCTGGAGCTGGATGACCTGAAAGCTGAAGTCTTTACAGAAATACTTAATTATATCTACAGCTCCACTGTTGTGGTCAAGAGACAGGAAACTGTCACTGATCTTGCAGCTGCAGGGAAAAAGCTGGGAATATCATTCTTGGAAGACCTTAGTGACCGCAACTTCTCAAATTCCCCAGGTCCCTATGTAGTCTGCATTACTGAGAAGGGCGtggttaaagaagaaaaaaatgaaaaaaggcacGAAGAACCAGCTGTTACCAATGGGCCAAGGATCACAAATGCATTTTCCATCATTGAAACAGAAAATAGTAATAACATGTTTTCTCCACTGGACTTGAGGGCAAGCTTCAAAAAGGTGTCTGATTCCATGAGAACACCCAGCCTCTGCCAGGAGAGGACCAGCGTCTGCCACGAGGCAGAGCCTGTCCGCACGCTTGCTGAACATTCATATGCTGTTTCTTCCATCACTGAGGCTTATAGGAGTCAGCCGATACGTGAACATGACAGCAGTTTATCTGgtaaaacaggaaaggaaaatgatgaaGCTCTTGCCACAAAAGCAAAGCCATGCCGAAAGCCAAAGACCCCAACCCAGGATTCTGACTCAACTACAGAAAATGCACCACTGCTTCCAGTAACCAACCCAGAAGTTAATGAAGAGAGAAGTGCACAGCCAGCTCCAATTCTGCCACACTCAAAACCTCCCAGCAATGAAGGAGATGTCCATTGTcccaggaaagaggaaaagcaaCCCTCGGATGTTCCCGGTCCAACAGCAGCAGAAGTCCCGCCCCTTGTTTATAATTGCAGTTGCTGTTCCAAATCCTTTGACAGCAGCACACTGCTCAGTGCGCACATGCAGCTCCACAAGCCAACCCAGGAGCCTTTGGTATGCAAGTACTGCAATAAGCATTTCAGCACCCTCAACAGGTTGGATCGGCATGAACAGATCTGCATGAGGTCTAGCCACATGCCCATCCCAGGAGAAAACCAGCCATTTTTAGAAAACTATCCCACTATTGGGCAAAATGGAAGCTCATTCACAAGTCCAGAATCCTTAGTACCAGAAAATAGGATTGGtgaactctccagcactgggagtgCCTTGCCAGACACGGACCACGTGCTGAAATTTGTGAACGGGCAGATGCTCTACAGTTGCACTGTGTGCAAACGTAGCTATGTGACTTTATCCAGCCTCCGAAGGCATGCAAATGTTCACTCATGGAGAAGAACGTACCCTTGCCATTACTGCAACAAGGTCTTTGCACTGGCCGAGTACAGGACACGGCATGAAATCTGGCATACTGGAGAGAGGCGGTACCAGTGCATATTTTGTCTCGAAACTTTTATGACCTACTACATACTAAAAAACCATCAGAAGTCTTTTCATGCCATAGACCACAGACTCTCCATCAACAAAAAAACTGCAAATGGAGGCTTGAAGCCTCCTGTCTATCCATACAAACTTTACAGGCTCTTGCCTATGAGATGCAAGAGGGCACCTTATAAGAGCTTCCGGAATTCTTCCTACGCAAGTTCTCGAGAAAACAGTCAAAGGAGTGAGTCTGCGCCAGATACATTTGTTGTTCTAAATCTGCAAAGCTCTGAAATGCCCACACTGAACTTCCAAGATGGCAGAAACACCTTGACCAGCAGCCCCGCCATCCCAGTGGAAACACCTTCACATGAGGGCACACCCACTCCTGCCAAAGTGAAAAATGCTGAAGGCTTCAAGTGGAAAAAGGAGGCAATGAAAACTGATCTTGTCAAGAACTTTGATTCAACTGAGGTGTCAGTTTCTTCCACTGGAAACTCTGTGAGCGCCGGCCTCCAGGCAGAGCCCACCCACGTTTCATCTGTGGGGAAAGGCAGTGAGCACTCGGCCTCTGTGATCAGCTACAGTGGCTCGGCGCCCTCTGTGATTGTGCACGGCAGCCAGTTTTCATCGGTAATCAAGCACAGCAATACGGCTGCTGCCCTGAGCAGCAGCCATGAAGCCCCGTCACAACCAGTCACCAGTCCGTCCCTGAAGGAGGACAGCAGGCCTGAGGCAGATAAAGCCAGCAAACTTGCAAGCCGACCCAAGAGTgttagggagaaaaagaaagctattCCTTGTAACAAGGGAGAAATAACAGAGGAGGCAAAATACATTGCTGATCATGGAGGGTCTTTGGGCAAAACCACTGATGTCGTCGAAGGAACCAGTAAAATCGAAACTTACATTGCAAAACCTGCTCTGCCGGGTACCTCCACAAACAGCAACGTTGCACCCCTTTGTCAAATAACAGTGAAAATTGGGAATGAGGCCATTGTGAAAAGGCATATCCTTGGGTCAAAGCTGTTTTACCGAAGAGGGAGAAGACCCAAGTATCAAATGCAGGAGGAGACGTTGCCTCAGGAGAGTGACCCAGAAACCCAAGGGGACAGCCTTGGGCTTTGCCAGACTGAATGTGTAGAGATGAGTGAAGCGTTCGATGAGGCCAGTGACCAGGATTCCACTGATAAGCCGTGGCGCCCTTACTACAACTACAAGCCCAAGAAGAAGTCCAAGCAGTTGAGAAAAATGAGAGCAGTCAAGTGGAGGAGGGAGCATAGGAGCAGAAGCCCCGGCAGGAGGCGCAGGAGCAGAAGCCCCGGCAGGAGGCGCAGGTACCCAGCTGAACTGGATCGCGCAGAGGCGAAGCCACCTCCGGATAAGGctttggaagaggaagaaaataaagagatgcCCAAGCTACAGTGTGAGCTCTGTGATGGCGACAAAGCAGCAGGGGCGGAAGCGGAAGGCAAGCCCCACCACCATCTCACGTTGAAGCCTTACACCTGCGAGCTCTGTGCAAAGCAGTTCCAGAGCCCCTCCACTCTCAAGATGCACATGAGAtgccatactggagagaagccataCCAGTGCAAGACCTGTGGGCGGCGCTTCTCCGTGCAAGGAAACTTACAGAAACACGAGCGCATCCACCTGGGCGTGAAGGAGTTCATCTGTCAGTATTGTAACAAGGCGTTCACGCTGAACGAGACCCTCAAAATCCACGAGAGAATCCACACTGGGGAAAAACGTTACCACTGTCAGTTCTGCTTTCAGGGCTTTTTGTATCTTTCCACAAAAAGGAATCATGAGCGGAGGCATGTTCGGGAGCATGATGGGAAAGGCTTTGCTTGTTTCCAATGCCCCAAAATATGCAAAACAGCTGCTGCCCTCAGAATGCATCAGAAGAAACATTTATTCAAGATCTTAAATAAGCAGGAAAAAATAGGTGACATGTGCCATGAAAACTCAGATCTCTTGGAGAGTCAACTTGGCACTGATTCGGAAGACAGTGACCACAAGGATGATACACAAACCTTTGCTGAAAATGTTGAGTGA